One window from the genome of Streptomyces sp. NBC_01476 encodes:
- a CDS encoding DUF6233 domain-containing protein — MSDPLPRPVTVTLPGVVAGRLLGWQRTDNGWVAEVAVTIPAANVRPADEKPAPRPEPAARWVVAPLHRHGDAPDEVHRANRCWYVTTRPPGQTVTQDQARAALAAGAIPCQICDPQP; from the coding sequence ATGTCCGATCCACTGCCCCGCCCTGTGACGGTGACCCTGCCCGGTGTGGTCGCCGGGCGGCTCCTTGGGTGGCAGCGCACGGACAACGGGTGGGTGGCGGAGGTGGCCGTGACCATTCCCGCCGCGAACGTGCGCCCGGCCGACGAGAAGCCGGCGCCCCGACCCGAGCCTGCTGCCCGCTGGGTGGTGGCGCCTCTGCACCGCCACGGTGACGCCCCCGATGAGGTCCACCGCGCCAACCGCTGCTGGTACGTGACCACCCGCCCACCCGGGCAAACGGTCACCCAGGACCAGGCCAGGGCCGCCCTGGCTGCCGGGGCCATCCCCTGCCAAATCTGTGACCCCCAACCCTGA